From a single Halarcobacter mediterraneus genomic region:
- the nuoL gene encoding NADH-quinone oxidoreductase subunit L: MENYLYIALFAPLLGSLIASLFANKTKSTFIGILSSFFIALSMFASLKLLYMIYTTDVVVSIKLFDWIAIGNLSIPFGFVVDQVSVVMMVVVTIVSTMVHIHSIGYMEHDKSFNRFFAWLGAFVFSMMVLVMSDNFAGLFIGWEGVGLCSWGLIGFWYHKKDQELTSDIKKSPFSTLSPFSSISPSYAANEAFITNRIADLAMLLGMFLIYWNLGSLQYDEVFANIITLDNSLIIAIAILLFIGAMGKSAQFPFNQWLANAMEGPTPVSALIHAATMVTAGVYLVIRANDIFVAVPSVGNFIAILGAFVAIGAALMALVATNIKKIIAFSTLSQLGYMFVAAGLGAYWVALFHLATHAFFKSVLFLGAGNVMHALNDEINIKNMGGLYKHMKGTATIMIIASLALAGIFPLSGFFSKDLILEVAFGTHSYIIWTVLFITAGLTAFYSFRLIMYVFFGNENFKEFNYHPHEAKSYVIVAMSILAILAITAGWFKSFFVEFITKKLPELNAHLDYSTIYLLIVATSAIVLISIAFAIIRFRKKQTYFSSSFENRFCYKLLANQFYMPHFIDSIVNKSYLLLSIIAYKVFDMRVIDLIVDGIAKIIYKSGDKARVSQSGNLSSSLRLMVLGIVFLLVLGIVLAVASQGVY; this comes from the coding sequence ATGGAAAACTATTTATATATAGCTCTTTTTGCACCTCTTCTTGGGTCTTTAATAGCAAGTTTATTTGCAAATAAAACTAAAAGCACTTTTATTGGAATTTTATCTTCTTTTTTTATTGCCCTTTCAATGTTTGCTTCATTAAAACTTTTATATATGATATACACAACAGATGTTGTAGTTTCAATAAAACTATTTGATTGGATAGCAATTGGTAATTTATCTATTCCTTTTGGCTTTGTAGTTGACCAAGTAAGTGTTGTAATGATGGTAGTTGTGACAATAGTCTCAACTATGGTTCATATTCATTCAATTGGTTATATGGAACATGATAAAAGTTTTAATAGATTTTTTGCTTGGCTTGGTGCTTTTGTATTTTCAATGATGGTTTTAGTTATGTCTGATAACTTTGCTGGTTTATTTATTGGATGGGAAGGTGTTGGTCTTTGTTCTTGGGGATTAATTGGTTTTTGGTATCATAAAAAAGATCAAGAACTAACAAGTGATATTAAAAAATCACCATTTTCAACACTGTCACCATTTTCTTCTATTTCTCCTTCTTACGCAGCAAATGAAGCTTTTATAACAAATAGAATTGCAGATTTAGCAATGCTTTTAGGAATGTTTTTAATTTACTGGAATCTTGGAAGTTTACAGTATGATGAGGTATTTGCAAATATAATTACTTTAGATAATAGTTTAATTATAGCTATTGCAATACTTTTATTTATAGGTGCTATGGGTAAATCAGCACAATTTCCTTTTAATCAATGGCTTGCAAATGCAATGGAAGGACCAACTCCTGTTTCAGCATTAATTCATGCAGCAACAATGGTAACAGCAGGGGTTTATTTAGTAATAAGAGCAAATGATATTTTTGTAGCAGTACCAAGTGTAGGGAACTTTATAGCAATACTTGGAGCTTTTGTTGCAATTGGTGCAGCACTTATGGCTTTGGTTGCGACAAATATTAAGAAAATCATTGCCTTTTCTACTTTATCTCAACTTGGATATATGTTTGTTGCTGCTGGACTTGGAGCTTATTGGGTAGCACTTTTTCACCTTGCAACACATGCTTTTTTTAAATCAGTTCTATTTTTAGGAGCTGGTAATGTTATGCACGCACTTAATGATGAAATTAATATAAAAAATATGGGTGGGTTATATAAGCATATGAAAGGCACAGCTACTATTATGATAATAGCTTCTCTTGCCCTTGCTGGTATTTTCCCTTTATCAGGATTTTTCTCAAAAGATTTGATTTTAGAAGTTGCTTTTGGAACTCATAGTTATATAATTTGGACTGTATTATTTATAACAGCAGGTCTTACTGCATTTTATTCTTTTAGACTGATTATGTATGTATTTTTTGGAAATGAGAACTTTAAAGAGTTTAACTATCATCCTCACGAAGCAAAAAGTTATGTAATAGTAGCAATGTCTATTTTAGCTATTTTAGCTATTACTGCAGGATGGTTTAAAAGCTTTTTTGTAGAGTTTATAACAAAAAAACTTCCAGAACTAAATGCACATTTAGATTATTCAACTATATATCTTTTAATAGTTGCAACAAGTGCAATTGTTTTAATATCAATTGCCTTTGCAATAATTAGATTTAGAAAAAAGCAAACTTATTTTTCTTCTTCTTTTGAAAATAGATTTTGTTATAAACTACTAGCAAATCAGTTTTATATGCCACATTTTATAGATAGTATTGTAAATAAATCATATCTTCTTCTTTCAATAATTGCTTATAAAGTCTTTGATATGAGAGTAATAGATTTAATAGTTGATGGTATTGCAAAAATTATTTATAAAAGTGGAGATAAAGCAAGAGTTTCTCAAAGTGGGAACCTATCAAGTTCTTTAAGACTTATGGTTTTAGGAATAGTTTTTCTTTTAGTTTTAGGCATTGTTTTAGCAGTAGCAAGCCAAGGGGTTTATTAA
- a CDS encoding NADH-quinone oxidoreductase subunit M encodes MEYILSILIFFPAFAGFIGFLVKEDSIKAYGIIVTALQFILSLILWINFDVNEALMQFTQVIPLISTYGINYSVGVDGISLFLVIMTTFMTMISIIGLSEKRDLKNLIITILFLEMTMVGVFLALDAIIFYAFWELSLVPMLYIIGAWGGKLRIYASIKFFLYTFLGSLIMLVGMLYLGYVYYLTTGVYSFSLEDWNMMILPFDMQFWLFIAFFCGFAVKVPMFPFHTWLPYAHGQAPTIGSVILAAVLLKMGTYGFVRFSLPLFPDASVYFTIPMAILALIAIVYTAMVAYAQEDMKQVIAYSSVSHMGVIILGIFALNVEGIGGSIFLMISHGIVSGALFMLVGVVYDRTHTKLIKDYGGIASIMPKYATIFAIMLMASIGLPLTIGFVGEFLSLLGFFKVSATLTLIAGLTIIFGAVYMLTMYKKVFFGEVRNEKNKELKDLNKRELSALIPLVALVIILGVYPKPILTPVENSVSALVDLMKIKAAEDNTRLEIIDRNSIEGDK; translated from the coding sequence ATGGAATATATTTTATCAATATTAATATTTTTTCCAGCATTTGCAGGGTTTATAGGGTTTCTAGTAAAAGAAGACTCTATTAAAGCTTATGGAATTATTGTTACTGCCTTGCAGTTTATTTTATCACTTATTCTTTGGATTAATTTTGATGTAAATGAGGCTTTAATGCAATTTACACAAGTAATTCCTTTGATTAGTACTTATGGTATAAATTATTCTGTTGGAGTAGATGGGATTTCATTGTTTTTAGTGATAATGACAACTTTTATGACAATGATTTCTATAATAGGTCTTAGTGAAAAAAGAGATTTAAAAAACTTAATTATTACGATACTTTTTTTAGAAATGACAATGGTTGGAGTTTTCCTTGCCCTTGATGCAATTATTTTTTATGCTTTTTGGGAGTTATCATTAGTTCCTATGCTTTATATTATTGGAGCGTGGGGTGGAAAGTTAAGAATCTATGCTTCAATAAAGTTTTTTCTTTATACTTTTTTAGGTTCTTTAATCATGCTTGTAGGAATGCTTTATTTAGGATATGTATACTATTTAACAACAGGAGTTTATAGCTTTAGCTTAGAAGATTGGAATATGATGATTTTACCATTTGATATGCAGTTTTGGTTATTTATTGCATTCTTTTGTGGTTTTGCTGTTAAAGTTCCAATGTTTCCATTTCACACTTGGCTTCCATATGCCCATGGACAAGCACCAACAATTGGTTCTGTAATACTTGCAGCAGTTTTACTAAAAATGGGAACTTATGGTTTTGTAAGATTTTCATTACCACTATTTCCTGATGCAAGTGTTTATTTTACAATTCCTATGGCTATTTTAGCTTTAATTGCAATTGTTTATACAGCAATGGTAGCATATGCTCAAGAAGATATGAAACAAGTTATTGCTTACTCTTCTGTTTCTCATATGGGTGTTATTATTTTAGGTATTTTTGCTTTAAATGTTGAAGGAATTGGAGGTTCAATTTTTCTTATGATTTCCCATGGTATTGTATCAGGGGCTTTATTTATGTTAGTTGGAGTTGTATATGATAGAACCCATACTAAGCTGATTAAAGATTATGGAGGAATTGCTTCAATAATGCCAAAGTATGCAACGATTTTTGCCATAATGCTTATGGCTTCAATAGGACTTCCTTTAACAATTGGTTTTGTAGGTGAATTTTTATCACTTCTTGGATTTTTCAAAGTAAGTGCAACTTTAACTTTAATAGCTGGTCTTACTATAATTTTTGGAGCAGTTTATATGTTAACAATGTATAAAAAAGTTTTCTTTGGGGAAGTTAGAAATGAAAAGAACAAAGAATTAAAAGATTTAAACAAAAGAGAGTTAAGTGCTTTAATCCCTCTTGTTGCCCTAGTTATAATCTTAGGTGTTTATCCAAAACCTATTTTAACTCCTGTAGAAAATTCTGTTTCTGCTTTAGTTGATTTGATGAAAATAAAAGCAGCGGAAGATAATACAAGACTTGAAATTATAGATAGAAACTCAATTGAAGGAGATAAGTAA
- the nuoN gene encoding NADH-quinone oxidoreductase subunit NuoN has protein sequence MNEITPIDIEFASLNFTTIVPMLIAIVGALLILCIDLVNKKLDKSLYVMITVLFLLIDLGALASFSSDVRGFFDLLLVDGIAILSQGIIVIASIFFVLTAMGKLRFQEYRYPEYFALYLFMIAGFQFMVSSDSLILILVGLETASMALYTIIAMHNRLNALEAAIKYFTMGALSTAFFAFGSLIFYAVTGTVELGKISEVLVASSFENYPLVLLGVIFMLGALGFKLSLVPYHTWVADVYEGSTAALAGFLSIVPKLAGFVVALRFFEIFIAASDPFVEIILYITVVLTITIPNIIALLQKDISRMLAYSSISNAGFAMTAILIGTTQATQALFLYWLMFLITNLGAFSMLWINRSKNSTNFSSDHTLEKYSGLIKREPFTALMMGLFLFSLAGIPPFALFWGKLYLIGSAVNAGYIILALIMVINSAIAGYYYLKPIVHIFLKEPEPNSEKLLENATVSIKGIIGFCGILVIFSILLIEPLLDIISYYVQISGY, from the coding sequence ATGAATGAAATTACACCAATTGATATTGAGTTTGCTAGTTTAAACTTTACTACAATTGTTCCTATGCTTATAGCTATAGTAGGGGCTTTACTTATTTTATGTATTGATTTAGTAAATAAAAAACTTGATAAATCCCTTTATGTGATGATTACAGTTTTATTTTTATTGATTGATTTAGGAGCTTTAGCAAGTTTTAGTTCTGATGTAAGAGGTTTTTTTGACCTTTTATTAGTAGATGGAATTGCAATTTTATCCCAAGGAATTATTGTAATAGCTTCTATATTTTTTGTACTTACAGCAATGGGAAAACTAAGATTTCAAGAATATAGATATCCTGAATATTTTGCTCTTTATTTATTTATGATAGCTGGTTTCCAATTTATGGTAAGTTCTGATTCTCTTATCTTAATTCTTGTAGGGCTTGAAACAGCTTCAATGGCACTTTATACAATAATTGCAATGCACAATAGACTAAATGCTTTAGAAGCAGCTATTAAGTATTTTACAATGGGTGCTTTATCAACTGCTTTTTTTGCTTTTGGTTCTTTAATTTTTTATGCAGTAACCGGAACTGTAGAACTTGGAAAAATATCAGAAGTTTTAGTTGCTTCAAGTTTTGAAAATTATCCTTTAGTACTTTTAGGGGTAATATTTATGTTAGGAGCTTTAGGGTTTAAACTTTCATTAGTTCCTTATCATACTTGGGTAGCAGATGTTTATGAAGGTTCAACGGCAGCTTTAGCAGGTTTTTTATCTATTGTTCCAAAGTTAGCAGGTTTTGTAGTTGCTTTAAGATTTTTTGAGATTTTTATTGCTGCAAGTGACCCTTTTGTGGAAATAATTCTTTATATTACAGTTGTTTTAACTATCACGATTCCTAATATTATTGCATTATTACAAAAAGATATAAGTAGAATGCTTGCTTATTCTTCTATCTCAAATGCTGGATTTGCAATGACTGCTATTTTAATAGGGACGACACAAGCAACACAGGCACTATTTTTATATTGGTTAATGTTTTTAATCACAAATCTTGGAGCCTTTTCAATGCTTTGGATAAATAGAAGTAAAAATAGTACAAACTTTTCCTCTGACCATACTTTAGAAAAGTATTCAGGTCTTATAAAAAGAGAACCTTTTACTGCTCTTATGATGGGATTATTTTTATTTTCACTAGCAGGGATACCTCCTTTTGCATTATTCTGGGGAAAATTATATTTAATAGGAAGTGCTGTAAATGCAGGATATATAATCTTAGCTCTAATTATGGTTATAAATTCGGCTATTGCTGGATACTATTATTTAAAACCTATAGTTCATATCTTTTTGAAAGAACCAGAACCAAATAGTGAGAAACTTCTTGAAAATGCTACAGTTTCTATAAAAGGTATAATAGGTTTTTGTGGAATACTAGTGATTTTTTCTATTCTTTTAATAGAACCACTTTTAGACATAATTTCATATTATGTTCAAATTTCAGGCTACTAG